The following proteins are encoded in a genomic region of Mobula hypostoma chromosome 23, sMobHyp1.1, whole genome shotgun sequence:
- the rnft1 gene encoding E3 ubiquitin-protein ligase RNFT1 → MKLRPHNDRRRSSKNFETLHRPGFQSSQSVGSEMQKEFVTVHTGISQPHMQPQTGTTGESAVSHPELFVGTPESGSHPSKEFVEVQVDAPEEPGRRLGMGSLNARTSHSHVHSDLHSHARAERPAGERSELDEREASSSSISELRYILLWLQKSIPYITIICAKLIFQHALGIAVGVGLWITFLYANRIIINQVFLQERRSILQCGWLLGFLTASTLLLYDTFQSQSLFYCLIFIHPSVDPIGFWDALWIVGTADFILKFLSMGFKCLVLLMPSSLMSFKLRGQWYMVIEEVNQFHRSLVPMPVWSWYLIGKNEIDGSLIWTLGILLSSFYLILKLLGIYNWWSSFRKALQSFFRKQHYGIVATKHQCSEAGDVCPICQTEFREPILLVCQHIFCEECISLWFNQEKTCPLCRTVILDYVQPWRNGATSTHLQFY, encoded by the exons ATGAAACTCCGGCCTCACAATGACAG GAGACGCTCAAGCAAGAACTTTGAAACTTTGCACAGGCCGGGGTTCCAGAGCAGCCAGTCAGTAGGATCTGAGATGCAGAAGGAATTTGTCACTGTGCACACTGGTATCAGCCAACCCCACATGCAGCCACAGACTGGAACAACAGGGGAGAGTGCAGTTTCGCATCCTGAATTGTTTGTTGGGACTCCGGAGAGCGGGTCGCATCCTTCCAAGGAATTTGTTGAAGTTCAGGTGGATGCGCCGGAAGAACCGGGCAGGCGACTTGGAATGGGATCCCTGAATGCCAGAACTTCCCATTCACATGTGCACTCAGACCTGCATTCTCATGCTAGGGCAGAGAGGCCTGCGGGAGAGAGATCTGAACTGGATGAAAGGGAAGCCAGCTCAAGCTCAATCTCAGAACTTCGCTACATCCTTCTTTGGCTTCAGAAGAGTATCCCATATATTACCATCATTTGTGCCAAACTGATTTTTCAACATGCTTTAG GTATTGCAGTTGGTGTTGGATTGTGGATCACTTTCCTGTATGCAAACAGGATAATTATAAATCAAGTCTTCCTGCAG GAGCGCCGCTCTATATTACAGTGTGGctggttgcttggatttctaacaGCCTCTACCCTTCTCCTCTACGACACTTTCCAGTCCCAGTCACTCTTCTACTG TTTAATCTTTATTCATCCCTCTGTTGATCCTATTGGATTCTGGGATGCATTGTGGATCGTGGGAACTGCAGACTTCATATTGAAGTTTCTTTCTATGGGATTCAAGTGCCTTGTCCTATTAATGCCTTCATCGCTGATGTCATTCAAATTGAGG GGTCAGTGGTACATGGTAATTGAAGAAGTGAACCAATTTCACCGCTCCCTGGTGCCCATGCCCGTTTGGTCTTGGTATCTGATTGGAAAAAACGAAATAGATGGTTCTCTGATCTGGACTCTGGGTATTCTGCTAAGTTCGTTCTACCTCATACTCAAG CTCCTTGGAATCTACAATTGGTGGAGTAGTTTCAGGAAGGCTTTGCAGAGCTTTTTCCGTAAACAG CACTATGGGATTGTAGCCACCAAGCATCAATGCAGTGAAGCAGGAGATGTTTGTCCCATCTGCCAGACAGAATTTAGAGAGCCAATTCTCCTTGTTTGTCAG CACATTTTCTGCGAGGAGTGTATTTCCCTCTGGTTTAATCAAGAGAAAACGTGCCCCCTCTGCCGGACTGTCATCCTAGACTATGTTCAGCCCTGGCGAAATGGAGCAACCTCCACCCACCTCCAGTTTTACTGA